The Bacteroidota bacterium DNA segment CGACTGACAAGGTCGTGGCTTAAGACTCATTGGCAAGCCACGTTTTTAGCTGCGTGGCCAGCAGTTGATCTTCGCTGGCCTAAGCATTTCCACAATTCGCATAATGATCAGCGTACCTCGTTGATCTGGAAAGAGGACCACTAATTGTCCAACTCTACGCCACCTGCGCGATGTGCGCCTTGACGGTCTCCCCGATCTCGGCCGGGTTCTCGATGACCGTGATGCCGGCGGCGCGCATCGCGTCGAGCTTGGCGTCGGCCGTGCCTTTGCCGCCGGAGACGATGGCACCCGCGTGGCCCATCCGCCGGCCGGGCGGTGCCGTGCGGCCGGCGATGAACCCGAAGACCGGCTTCGTCATGTGCTCCTTCACGTAGGCCGCGCCCTCCTCCTCGGCCGAGCCGCCGATCTCGCCGATCATCACGACCGCCTCGGTGGCGGCGTCGTCTTGGAAGAGCTGGAGCGCGTCGATGAACTGCGTCCCGATCACGGGGTCGCCGCCGATGCCGACAGCGGTCGTCTGGCCGAGGCCCTGGCGCGTGAGCTGGTCGACGGCCTCGTAGGTGAGCGTGCCCGAGCGCGAGATCACGCCGACCGGTCCGGCCGAGAAGATCATCGTCGGCATGATGCCGACCTTGACCGCGTCGCCGGGGGTGAGCACGCCGGGGCAGTTCGGGCCGATGAGGCGTGCGCCTTTCTTCTGGACGTAGGCGTAGGCCGGGATCATGTCGGCCACCGGGATACCCTCGGTGATGCAGACGATGACCTCGACGCCCGCCTCGGCGGCCTCGATGATGGCCCCGCCCGCGAACGCCGGCGGCACGAAGATGCAGGTCGTGTTGGCGCGCTCGGCCTCGACCGCCTCGCGGACGGAGTCGTAGACGGGCCGGTCGATGTGGGTCTGCCCGCCCTTGCCGGGGACGACGCCCGCGACGACGTTGGTGCCGTACTCGATCATCTGCTCGGCGTGGAAGGTGCCTTCCTTGCCGGTGAGGCCCTGCACGATGAGCCGGGTGTTCTTGTCAACGAGAATGCTCATGGAGACGGGAGGGGTACGATGGGGAAAGACGAGTCCGAAAGGTAGCGCGGCGCAGGCCAGCGAGTGTTGGGTTCTGGGTTAAGAAGCATGGTGCCTCTCAAGAATCTTCGAGTGCGTCCATTGCCCTTTGCACATCCTGCTCCGCTACAAGGACAGAGATGCGACTTCCAGCTCCGAATGCACCTTCACCGATAACGCTGTGCTGAATACCAGCTTTGTCAAGCACAGCAGCTACTGCATGGGCACCGAGCGGGTTATCAAACGTCCCGATGCTCTGTTGAGAAGCTTGCGGCGACTCCAAGCTACGACGAGCGTAGAAGCCGAACCACCTGCCGCTACGCTCATGCCCAACCGCCTCCTCACCTTCGCCCACCTGGCTCACTCCGTCGCCGAACGCACCCTCCCCGCACGCGCCCACAAGTTCGCTCCCGAGCGCTACACCCAGCCCCAACTGCTGGCCTGCCTGCTCGTCAAGGAGTACCTCGGCCTCGACTACCGCACCGCGCAGGAGACGCTCGAACTCTCCGATGGCCTCCGCGAAGCCCTTGGACTCACGGCGGTCCCCGACTACTCCACGCTCTGGCGCTTCGCGCGCGACAAAGCGACCGGCCGTGTCATCGCCGATGCGCTCGTTGAGACCCTGCGGCTCTTCAAGGCCTCCGGCCATGACCCTCCCCAGCGGGACCTCGTTGCCATCGACTCGACCGGGCTCTACTGCGGCCACGCCTCGCGTTACTTCGAGCAGCGCCGCCGCAAGCACGGGCCGACTACGCATCGCGCCCGGGGCTACCAGAAGTGGGCTGCAGCACTCTGGACCGGCCCCCAACTCATCACCGCTCAACTCTCGAAGCTCGGCCCGTGCGGGGACTACCCAGACCTCCCGCCGCTGGCTGAGGCTTCAATTGCCTCGGTACCGGGTGCGCTTGTCCTGGCCGACGCGGGCTACGACTCCGAGCGCAACCACGTCTTCTGCCGAGAGCGTCTCGGAGTCAAGTCGCTGATCCCGGCCAAGACGCGCCGCTACGTGGCCGGGCCGCGCGGGCGCTACCGGGCCGAGATGGTGGCCGCGCTCGGGTGCGCCGCGCTCGGCGTCGCCGGTGAGAGTGAGCCGCGGAGGGTCTACGGCCAGCGGTGGCTGGTCGAGACGTTGATGTCGGTGGTGAAGCGGAAGTGGGGGGAGCGCTTGACGGCGCGGCTCCCGGCTATGCAGGAGGCGCAGGCGCTCTTGCGCGGCCTGGTTTACAACCTCTACCGGCTCATCATTCTAGGTGTGCAGCCTGTCATGACATAGCTTCTCAACAGAGCAACGTCCCGACAGATACTAACCGCGAATCGTCCTCCTGTTCGGCAGGTGGTTCGACACCATCTAAGATGCCGAGCGCTGCCTCCACTGCATCCTCTGGAACCTGAAGCCCTACCCCCTCAGAACTGCCTGAATGCTCGTTGGTAATGCGACAGACAATCCCCTGGGTCTCTAACAGCGACTTAGCAAGGTATACCTGAGAAGCAAAATTGAAGGTCGCGATAGTGATGAGGCGCATCCGAGCTCTACCGCGAGCCTTCTTGCTCAATATCAGGCTTGACTGGGGCCGCTTGCTGCGCGGACGCGTCGGCGCGGGGCTGGGTGGCGGGCGGCGCTTCGATGCCCCGGCGCGGCGGGGGCGTGTCGTCAACGGTCAGCTCGCGCTTCACGTCGGCGGTGGCGTCCTTAAACTCGCGGATGCCCTTGCCCATCCCGCGCGCGATCTCGGGAATCCGCTTCGCGCCGAAGAGGAGCAGGATAACGAGGAAGATGAGAGCGATTTCGAACGGGCCGAGCGACATGGCAGCAACCGTGCAGGTGGGACGACAGCGGGCAGCGTCAAGGTAGCGATGCGCTCCCGCGCGAGCAACACGCCCGCTTGAAGCGTTCCCGAAACCGCACGGTTCCGGGGTGAGGGTCGGCCGAGAGGATCGTTTCGGCGTGGAGAGAATGGAGGGTCAGGAGGGAAAGGGAGGATGGGCGAAAGGGGGAATGGGCACCGGCGCGGAGCGCGGCGGCCTCGGTACCTTGCCCGTCCTTTCTCGCCCACCGTCTCACCGTCCTCCGTCTCACCGTCCTCCGTCTCACCGTCCTCCGTCTCACCGTTCGTTCCACCGACACATGCCCGCCCTCTCCCGCGACGACCTCCTCGCCTGGCCCAAAGCCGAACTCCACTGCCACCTCGACGGCTCGCTCCGGCTCTCGACCATGCTCGACCTCGCCACCGAGCAGGGCAAGCTGTCCGTGCTCCCAGCGCAGGACGAAGACGGCCTCCGCGCCATCCTCCGTCAGATCGACGACGCGGAGACGCTGGAGGAGTACCTAGCGTGGTTCGGCTACACGATCCCGCTGATGCAGACCCCGGAGGCGCTCCGCCGGATCGCCTACGAACTGGCCGAAGACAATGCCCGCGAGAACGTCCGTTACCTCGAAGTTCGCTACGGCCCGATCCTTCACACCGAAGAGGGGCTGTCGCTCGACGAGGTGAACGACGCCGTCCTCGCCGGGCTGCAGGACGCCGAGCGCGCCTTCGGCATCCAGACCGGCCTCATCATCTGCGGTCTGCGGGACCGCTACGAGAGCGCCTCGCTGGCACAGGCCGAACTCGCGGCGCGCTACTTCGGGCGCGGGGCCGTGGCGTTCGACCTCGCAGGCGGCGAGACGGGCCACCCGCCTAAGCAGCACCTCCACGCGTTCTACTACGCCCGCAACCACGCCCTCGGCATCACCATCCACGCCGGCGAGTCGTTCGGGCCGGAGTCGATCCGGCAGGCGCTGTTCCACTGCGGGGCGCACCGCATCGGGCACGGCGTGACGCTCCGGCAGGACCCGGACCTGCTGCGCTACGTGGTCGACCACCGGGTCCCGCTCGAGATGTGCCCGACGAGCAACGTCCAGACGCACGTCGTCTCCGGCTACGAG contains these protein-coding regions:
- the sucD gene encoding succinate--CoA ligase subunit alpha gives rise to the protein MSILVDKNTRLIVQGLTGKEGTFHAEQMIEYGTNVVAGVVPGKGGQTHIDRPVYDSVREAVEAERANTTCIFVPPAFAGGAIIEAAEAGVEVIVCITEGIPVADMIPAYAYVQKKGARLIGPNCPGVLTPGDAVKVGIMPTMIFSAGPVGVISRSGTLTYEAVDQLTRQGLGQTTAVGIGGDPVIGTQFIDALQLFQDDAATEAVVMIGEIGGSAEEEGAAYVKEHMTKPVFGFIAGRTAPPGRRMGHAGAIVSGGKGTADAKLDAMRAAGITVIENPAEIGETVKAHIAQVA
- a CDS encoding transposase, producing MPNRLLTFAHLAHSVAERTLPARAHKFAPERYTQPQLLACLLVKEYLGLDYRTAQETLELSDGLREALGLTAVPDYSTLWRFARDKATGRVIADALVETLRLFKASGHDPPQRDLVAIDSTGLYCGHASRYFEQRRRKHGPTTHRARGYQKWAAALWTGPQLITAQLSKLGPCGDYPDLPPLAEASIASVPGALVLADAGYDSERNHVFCRERLGVKSLIPAKTRRYVAGPRGRYRAEMVAALGCAALGVAGESEPRRVYGQRWLVETLMSVVKRKWGERLTARLPAMQEAQALLRGLVYNLYRLIILGVQPVMT
- a CDS encoding twin-arginine translocase TatA/TatE family subunit, with amino-acid sequence MSLGPFEIALIFLVILLLFGAKRIPEIARGMGKGIREFKDATADVKRELTVDDTPPPRRGIEAPPATQPRADASAQQAAPVKPDIEQEGSR
- the add gene encoding adenosine deaminase; the protein is MPALSRDDLLAWPKAELHCHLDGSLRLSTMLDLATEQGKLSVLPAQDEDGLRAILRQIDDAETLEEYLAWFGYTIPLMQTPEALRRIAYELAEDNARENVRYLEVRYGPILHTEEGLSLDEVNDAVLAGLQDAERAFGIQTGLIICGLRDRYESASLAQAELAARYFGRGAVAFDLAGGETGHPPKQHLHAFYYARNHALGITIHAGESFGPESIRQALFHCGAHRIGHGVTLRQDPDLLRYVVDHRVPLEMCPTSNVQTHVVSGYETHPIGAYIEAGVAVTVNTDNRLFSHTTVTDELWLVHTRCGVGAEALREVVRNGFRYAFLPWHEKQALLREIESDLSA